A genomic segment from Montipora foliosa isolate CH-2021 chromosome 9, ASM3666993v2, whole genome shotgun sequence encodes:
- the LOC137970900 gene encoding uncharacterized protein isoform X6, whose translation MAAAAANSEILEDISKVLQMLEEEITKIHKLCLLRRREIDCCIQQCRPLLKPWPLKSDKSEETSENTAKSSMIHQSESTVVQGTEITDNEAKEAERQDLAALDGLLAKAQKAREIQTKIDEAAAKANQKKVSSKKPIPVTTAHAKEPPLHATKESLSSKPSKPAASKKPSAAGKSAAQRQVLKSTYSSSYGRRPSSAKSLIRPAKSQSSTNVYLDSVIGRNAKEGKQTINDSKHQGSIASSSKRNLTSAGGVNDDSKRHDTVVSLPEVKDGSSSATRLNARACNAQSIEIRHCHGLDVPDENVHSSSLTERDHKPGSVTRKSPESVFALRKGDCLPNSDQADKQEMFDPFGEGAELKLPIKYRRLKATTAKLYSELENFSEKRESPLPSQQFVQGIESLFDMGDIPTHSELQDKGIALLKEHEKLSKLTSNVVNRSQNLDDDSPWPEVYKCYRLWQIVLNKFNELQKGTQQLLEAIAYKKADAFEKNVTCDRAFSLEL comes from the exons atggctgctgcGGCGGCAAATTCGGAGATTCTGGAGGACATCTCTAAAGTTTTACAAAT GCTGGAAGAAGAAATAACAAAGATTCACAAGCTGTGTCTGCTAAGGAGAAGGGAAATTGATTGCTGTATTCAGCAATGTAGGCCCTTACTCAAACCATG GCCTCTAAAATCTGACAAGAGCGAGGAAACCTCAGAAAACACAGCAAAGTCGTCAATGATACACCAGAGTGAAAGCACAGTTGTACAGGGTACAGAAATAACTGATAATGAAG CCAAAGAAGCTGAGAGGCAAGATTTAGCAGCACTGGATGGTTTGTTAGCCAAGGCACAGAAAGCAAGAGAGATACAAACAAAA ATTGATGAAGCTGCTGCTAAGGCTAACCAAAAGAAGGTGTCTTCTAAAAAGCCTATTCCGGTCACAA CGGCGCATGCTAAAGAACCTCCACTGCACGCAACAAAGGAATCGCTCTCTTCAAAACCCAGCAAACCTGCAGCATCAAAGAAGCCTTCCGCCGCAGGGAAATCGGCGGCACAGAGGCAGGTCTTGAAGAGTACTTACAGTTCATCATATGGGAGGAGACCCTCGTCAGCGAAGTCTCTCATACGGCCAGCGAAGTCACAAAGCTCTACGAATGTCTACCTGGATAGCGTAATAGGGAGAAACGCCAAAGAGGGGAAACAGACGATAAATGACTCCAAACATCAAG GGTCAATAGCAAGTTCATCAAAGCGGAACTTGACATCAGCTGGTGGAGTGAATGACGACTCTAAAAGACACGATACGGTGGTTTCTTTGCCAGAGGTTAAAGATGGCTCGTCCTCAGCAACGCGCCTTAATGCGCGAGCTTGTAATGCACAATCCATTGAAATAAGGCATTGTCATGGCCTGGACGTACCAGATGAGAACGTACATTCGTCATCTTTGACAGAAAGGGATCACAAACCAGGTAGTGTGACTCGAAAATCGCCGGAATCAGTTTTTGCACTGAGAAAAGGAGATTGTCTTCCAAATTCAGACCAAGCTGACAAACAAGAAATGTTTGATCCATTCGGTGAAGGTGCAGAACTTAAGTTACCAATCAAGTATCGCAGACTTAAAGCAACAACCGCAAAATTGTACTCTGAACTGGaaaatttttctgaaaaaagagAGAGCCCCTTGCCTTCCCAGCAGTTTGTTCAAGGTATCGAATCATTGTTTGATATGGGAGACATTCCCACTCACAGTGAACTTCAAGACAAAGGTATTGCACTCCTTAAAGAGCAtgaaaaattgtcaaaactTACGAGTAACGTTGTGAACCGAAGTCAAAACTTAGATGATGATTCTCCTTGGCCGGAAGTTTACAAGTGCTACAGACTCTGGCAGATTGTACTCAATAAGTTCAACGAGTTACAAAAAGGGACACAACAGCTTCTTGAAG
- the LOC137970900 gene encoding uncharacterized protein isoform X7, with protein MAAAAANSEILEDISKVLQMLEEEITKIHKLCLLRRREIDCCIQQCRPLLKPWPLKSDKSEETSENTAKSSMIHQSESTVVQGTEITDNEAKEAERQDLAALDGLLAKAQKAREIQTKIDEAAAKANQKKVSSKKPIPVTTAHAKEPPLHATKESLSSKPSKPAASKKPSAAGKSAAQRQVLKSTYSSSYGRRPSSAKSLIRPAKSQSSTNVYLDSVIGRNAKEGKQTINDSKHQGSIASSSKRNLTSAGGVNDDSKRHDTVVSLPEVKDGSSSATRLNARACNAQSIEIRHCHGLDVPDENVHSSSLTERDHKPGSVTRKSPESVFALRKGDCLPNSDQADKQEMFDPFGEGAELKLPIKYRRLKATTAKLYSELENFSEKRESPLPSQQFVQGIESLFDMGDIPTHSELQDKGIALLKEHEKLSKLTSNVVNRSQNLDDDSPWPEVYKCYRLWQIVLNKFNELQKGTQQLLEESWYRWFATNL; from the exons atggctgctgcGGCGGCAAATTCGGAGATTCTGGAGGACATCTCTAAAGTTTTACAAAT GCTGGAAGAAGAAATAACAAAGATTCACAAGCTGTGTCTGCTAAGGAGAAGGGAAATTGATTGCTGTATTCAGCAATGTAGGCCCTTACTCAAACCATG GCCTCTAAAATCTGACAAGAGCGAGGAAACCTCAGAAAACACAGCAAAGTCGTCAATGATACACCAGAGTGAAAGCACAGTTGTACAGGGTACAGAAATAACTGATAATGAAG CCAAAGAAGCTGAGAGGCAAGATTTAGCAGCACTGGATGGTTTGTTAGCCAAGGCACAGAAAGCAAGAGAGATACAAACAAAA ATTGATGAAGCTGCTGCTAAGGCTAACCAAAAGAAGGTGTCTTCTAAAAAGCCTATTCCGGTCACAA CGGCGCATGCTAAAGAACCTCCACTGCACGCAACAAAGGAATCGCTCTCTTCAAAACCCAGCAAACCTGCAGCATCAAAGAAGCCTTCCGCCGCAGGGAAATCGGCGGCACAGAGGCAGGTCTTGAAGAGTACTTACAGTTCATCATATGGGAGGAGACCCTCGTCAGCGAAGTCTCTCATACGGCCAGCGAAGTCACAAAGCTCTACGAATGTCTACCTGGATAGCGTAATAGGGAGAAACGCCAAAGAGGGGAAACAGACGATAAATGACTCCAAACATCAAG GGTCAATAGCAAGTTCATCAAAGCGGAACTTGACATCAGCTGGTGGAGTGAATGACGACTCTAAAAGACACGATACGGTGGTTTCTTTGCCAGAGGTTAAAGATGGCTCGTCCTCAGCAACGCGCCTTAATGCGCGAGCTTGTAATGCACAATCCATTGAAATAAGGCATTGTCATGGCCTGGACGTACCAGATGAGAACGTACATTCGTCATCTTTGACAGAAAGGGATCACAAACCAGGTAGTGTGACTCGAAAATCGCCGGAATCAGTTTTTGCACTGAGAAAAGGAGATTGTCTTCCAAATTCAGACCAAGCTGACAAACAAGAAATGTTTGATCCATTCGGTGAAGGTGCAGAACTTAAGTTACCAATCAAGTATCGCAGACTTAAAGCAACAACCGCAAAATTGTACTCTGAACTGGaaaatttttctgaaaaaagagAGAGCCCCTTGCCTTCCCAGCAGTTTGTTCAAGGTATCGAATCATTGTTTGATATGGGAGACATTCCCACTCACAGTGAACTTCAAGACAAAGGTATTGCACTCCTTAAAGAGCAtgaaaaattgtcaaaactTACGAGTAACGTTGTGAACCGAAGTCAAAACTTAGATGATGATTCTCCTTGGCCGGAAGTTTACAAGTGCTACAGACTCTGGCAGATTGTACTCAATAAGTTCAACGAGTTACAAAAAGGGACACAACAGCTTCTTGAAG
- the LOC137970900 gene encoding uncharacterized protein isoform X5, with the protein MAAAAANSEILEDISKVLQMLEEEITKIHKLCLLRRREIDCCIQQCRPLLKPWPLKSDKSEETSENTAKSSMIHQSESTVVQGTEITDNEAKEAERQDLAALDGLLAKAQKAREIQTKIDEAAAKANQKKVSSKKPIPVTTAHAKEPPLHATKESLSSKPSKPAASKKPSAAGKSAAQRQVLKSTYSSSYGRRPSSAKSLIRPAKSQSSTNVYLDSVIGRNAKEGKQTINDSKHQGSIASSSKRNLTSAGGVNDDSKRHDTVVSLPEVKDGSSSATRLNARACNAQSIEIRHCHGLDVPDENVHSSSLTERDHKPGSVTRKSPESVFALRKGDCLPNSDQADKQEMFDPFGEGAELKLPIKYRRLKATTAKLYSELENFSEKRESPLPSQQFVQGIESLFDMGDIPTHSELQDKGIALLKEHEKLSKLTSNVVNRSQNLDDDSPWPEVYKCYRLWQIVLNKFNELQKGTQQLLEGVRNQRKILLHCLLGGSVCCVYWTVIWSYHSWTGRYVRSFNFIRTTA; encoded by the exons atggctgctgcGGCGGCAAATTCGGAGATTCTGGAGGACATCTCTAAAGTTTTACAAAT GCTGGAAGAAGAAATAACAAAGATTCACAAGCTGTGTCTGCTAAGGAGAAGGGAAATTGATTGCTGTATTCAGCAATGTAGGCCCTTACTCAAACCATG GCCTCTAAAATCTGACAAGAGCGAGGAAACCTCAGAAAACACAGCAAAGTCGTCAATGATACACCAGAGTGAAAGCACAGTTGTACAGGGTACAGAAATAACTGATAATGAAG CCAAAGAAGCTGAGAGGCAAGATTTAGCAGCACTGGATGGTTTGTTAGCCAAGGCACAGAAAGCAAGAGAGATACAAACAAAA ATTGATGAAGCTGCTGCTAAGGCTAACCAAAAGAAGGTGTCTTCTAAAAAGCCTATTCCGGTCACAA CGGCGCATGCTAAAGAACCTCCACTGCACGCAACAAAGGAATCGCTCTCTTCAAAACCCAGCAAACCTGCAGCATCAAAGAAGCCTTCCGCCGCAGGGAAATCGGCGGCACAGAGGCAGGTCTTGAAGAGTACTTACAGTTCATCATATGGGAGGAGACCCTCGTCAGCGAAGTCTCTCATACGGCCAGCGAAGTCACAAAGCTCTACGAATGTCTACCTGGATAGCGTAATAGGGAGAAACGCCAAAGAGGGGAAACAGACGATAAATGACTCCAAACATCAAG GGTCAATAGCAAGTTCATCAAAGCGGAACTTGACATCAGCTGGTGGAGTGAATGACGACTCTAAAAGACACGATACGGTGGTTTCTTTGCCAGAGGTTAAAGATGGCTCGTCCTCAGCAACGCGCCTTAATGCGCGAGCTTGTAATGCACAATCCATTGAAATAAGGCATTGTCATGGCCTGGACGTACCAGATGAGAACGTACATTCGTCATCTTTGACAGAAAGGGATCACAAACCAGGTAGTGTGACTCGAAAATCGCCGGAATCAGTTTTTGCACTGAGAAAAGGAGATTGTCTTCCAAATTCAGACCAAGCTGACAAACAAGAAATGTTTGATCCATTCGGTGAAGGTGCAGAACTTAAGTTACCAATCAAGTATCGCAGACTTAAAGCAACAACCGCAAAATTGTACTCTGAACTGGaaaatttttctgaaaaaagagAGAGCCCCTTGCCTTCCCAGCAGTTTGTTCAAGGTATCGAATCATTGTTTGATATGGGAGACATTCCCACTCACAGTGAACTTCAAGACAAAGGTATTGCACTCCTTAAAGAGCAtgaaaaattgtcaaaactTACGAGTAACGTTGTGAACCGAAGTCAAAACTTAGATGATGATTCTCCTTGGCCGGAAGTTTACAAGTGCTACAGACTCTGGCAGATTGTACTCAATAAGTTCAACGAGTTACAAAAAGGGACACAACAGCTTCTTGAAG
- the LOC137969998 gene encoding uncharacterized protein: MATERLTSDLREAISKISEVGRLLAPLTSNTSVNRPGTGANSEVSESQSAAPPTTINHELQRLFPTLRNTNAHDHGQAAVFRSTQVASRGGKRRRQTPRVNESSKRAKKPVCKDIVLIPNPKQDKVPTHNARVELERKGFVIHEFPFDKEWNATMLRRKIEEQFLQLEWRLFEYMKACYGELVKPKLAEGVQMTGSLLLKLMGQGAVYIRALESLGDDDDDDDDIDLMTAAWEIEYSLACDTSSTTAITATSRGQSGQASSVPQESRDSAAGPSFCNPMQDSSEDVIEVLSPGEGLDGTLGTAAVSSDDHHTDFEAQFDELPIKPILLHRAQLRQDFIMEFSDPNILKFKLDVTVVDEMGKEEIGSGNGVLRDVISEFWRLFFLAATIGAAEKVPFIRHDFKKNEWEAVGRVFVYSFVHLSYLPLQLSPAFIMTCLFEDEALTNDLLLDSFRFYVSSDDRDILDNCIAGNVHPNDDELLDFLSSFKCYRNPTEQNIREIILEIAHQEIVQKPRFVANCWSPLFIKLRKLIKTSDDLTKLYEERKPTPKKVVKLLVASPENDAERCCLDHLKRYLKSLEGNISNFLRFVTGSDILTCTSIKVTFNTLEGLIRRPVAHTCGPTLELPTTYQSYNELVEEFSSILSDKSSLTFNIV, translated from the exons ATGGCAACGGAGAGGTTAACATCTGATCTACGAGAGGCCATTAGTAAAATTAGTGAAGTTGGTCGACTGTTGGCACCATTGACGTCAAATACAAGTGTTAATCGTCCCGGTACTGGTGCAAATAGCGAGGTGAGCGAATCACAATCAGCTGCTCCACCTACCACTATAAATCACGAACTGCAACGACTTTTCCCAACCCTCAGAAATACAAATGCTCATGATCATGGTCAAGCAGCAGTCTTCCGTTCTACGCAAGTTGCATCACGTGGCGGAAAGCGAAGACGCCAAACGCCAAGAGTGAATGAAAGCTCTAAGAGAGCGAAGAAACCAGTGTGTAAAGATATAGTTCTGATTCCTAACCCAAAGCAGGACAAGGTACCGACACATAATGCTCGAGTGGAGTTGGAGAGGAAAGGTTTTGTAATTCACGAATTCCCCTTTGACAAAGAATGGAATGCTacgatgttgagaagaaaaatTGAAGAGCAGTTCCTTCAACTGGAATGGAGACTTTTTGAGTACATGAAG GCTTGCTATGGTGAACTAGTTAAACCCAAATTGGCTGAAGGAGTGCAAATGACAGGCAGTCTTCTGCTCAAGTTAATGGGACAAGGGGCAGTGTACATACGGGCTTTGGAATCtcttggtgatgatgatgatgatgatgatgatattgatTTGATGACAGCTGCTTGGGAAATTGAGTACTCTTTAGCCTGTGATACATCATCTACCACAGCAATCACTGCAACATCTCGAGGGCAAA GTGGACAGGCTTCAAGTGTTCCCCAAGAAAGTAGAGATTCTGCAGCAGGCCCCTCATTTTGCAATCCTATGCAAG ATTCCTCTGAAGATGTAATTGAAGTTTTGAGTCCTGGTGAAGGCTTAGATGGAACCTTGGGTACTGCTGCTGTTTCATCTGATGATCACCACACAGACTTTGAGGCCCAGTTTGATGAACTACCCATAAAGCCCATTCTGTTGCACCGGGCCCAGCTAAGACAGGATTTCATTATGGAGTTCAGTGAtccaaatattttaaaattcaagctTGATGTTACAGTTGTAGATGAAATGGGTAAAGAGGAAATAGGTTCAGGAAATGGTGTCTTAAGAGATGTAATATCAGAATTCTGGAGGTTATTTTTCCTTGCAGCAACAATAGGGGCGGCAGAAAAGGTGCCTTTTATAAGACacgactttaaaaaaaatgagtgGGAGGCAGTTGGTAGAGTATTTGTGTACAGTTTTGTTCACCTAAGCTATCTACCCCTGCAGTTATCTCCAGCCTTTATTATGACATGTTTGTTTGAGGATGAGGCGTTGACAAATGATCTTCTGTTAGATTCATTTCGTTTTTATGTTTCCTCAGATGACAGAGATATTCTTGACAATTGCATTGCTGGTAATGTACATCCAAATGACGATGAActtcttgattttttgagttCCTTTAAATGTTATAGAAATCCAACGGAACAGAACATAAGGGAAATAATCCTCGAAATAGCGCATCAAGAAATTGTACAAAAACCACGGTTTGTGGCCAATTGTTGGTCACCCCTTTTTATAAAACTCCGGAAATTGATTAAAACAAGTGATGATTTAACCAAGTTGTACGAGGAGCGAAAACCAACTCCCAAAAAGGTTGTGAAGCTCTTAGTAGCAAGTCCTGAGAATGATGCAGAAAGGTGTTGTTTGGACCACCTGAAAAGGTATTTAAAGTCTCTTGAGGGGAATATCAGCAATTTTCTTCGATTTGTGACAGGAAGTGACATACTGACTTGCACTTCAATAAAGGTCACATTCAATACCTTGGAGGGTCTCATTCGTAGGCCAGTGGCTCATACATGTGGCCCAACTTTGGAACTACCAACCACCTATCAATCTTATAATGAACTTGTTGAGGAATTTTCTAGTATTTTAAGTGACAAGTCCTCTCTGACCTTTAACATTGTTTAA